Proteins encoded within one genomic window of Candidatus Syntrophocurvum alkaliphilum:
- the secD gene encoding protein translocase subunit SecD: MKKSTSGLLAAVLIVVLGVLVYYTYEPVIEDVNLGLDLQGGLHVVLEAQEIEGQELQEDTITKSIGILRQRVDGLGVTEPNLYPQGDDRIVIELAGVDDPEEAVNILINTAQLEFWDEDGNVLLTGEHLTDARAAMQQGYNVAEVQLTFDDKGTELFAEATAANINQPLPIAIDEEVISSPIVNSVITDGRAVITGNFTADEAQELAVLLRSGALPVSFEILQKRTVGPTLGAESLESSLIAGLVGLIAVLIFMLGYYRLPGLIANLSLVVYILIVIAVMNSIGAVLTLPGILGLVLSIGMAVDANIIIYERLREELRHGKSLKAAIEAGYKRALSTILDANITTLIAALVLMYFGTGPIQGFAVTLTIGIITSLVVVLTFTRALLYLSGNISQNKKLYGV, translated from the coding sequence GTGAAGAAAAGTACTAGTGGCCTTTTAGCGGCAGTACTAATTGTGGTTTTAGGTGTGCTTGTTTATTATACGTATGAACCAGTAATAGAAGATGTTAATCTTGGCCTTGATTTACAAGGTGGATTGCATGTTGTTTTAGAAGCGCAAGAAATAGAAGGACAAGAACTTCAAGAAGATACTATTACTAAATCTATAGGTATCTTAAGGCAAAGAGTTGATGGCCTGGGTGTAACCGAACCTAATCTTTATCCCCAGGGTGATGATAGGATAGTAATAGAACTTGCTGGTGTAGATGACCCAGAGGAAGCAGTAAACATTTTAATTAATACTGCCCAGCTAGAGTTTTGGGATGAAGATGGCAATGTTTTATTAACTGGTGAACATCTAACAGATGCAAGAGCTGCAATGCAGCAAGGTTATAACGTGGCTGAAGTTCAACTAACATTTGACGACAAAGGTACTGAGCTCTTTGCCGAAGCTACTGCTGCTAATATAAATCAACCTCTACCTATAGCTATAGACGAAGAGGTTATTAGTTCTCCCATTGTTAATAGTGTAATTACTGATGGTCGAGCTGTAATTACTGGTAATTTTACTGCAGATGAAGCGCAAGAATTAGCAGTTTTACTTCGTTCAGGTGCTTTGCCAGTATCTTTTGAAATTTTACAAAAGAGAACTGTAGGACCAACCCTAGGTGCTGAGTCACTAGAGAGTAGCTTAATAGCAGGTCTTGTAGGTCTTATAGCGGTGTTAATATTCATGCTTGGTTATTATCGCCTACCTGGCCTAATTGCAAACTTATCTTTAGTTGTATATATATTGATTGTTATAGCTGTAATGAATTCTATAGGAGCAGTACTAACATTACCTGGGATACTTGGTTTAGTTTTGTCTATAGGTATGGCTGTTGATGCTAATATAATTATTTATGAAAGATTAAGAGAAGAATTACGTCATGGGAAGTCATTAAAAGCTGCCATTGAAGCAGGATACAAACGAGCACTATCTACAATTTTAGATGCTAATATAACAACTTTAATTGCAGCCTTAGTATTAATGTACTTTGGCACAGGGCCGATTCAAGGGTTTGCAGTAACCTTAACAATAGGTATTATAACAAGCTTGGTTGTTGTATTAACCTTTACACGTGCTTTACTATACCTATCTGGCAATATATCGCAGAACAAAAAGTTGTATGGTGTGTAA
- a CDS encoding HD domain-containing protein, translated as MITLKDVKNSDLINTFIAKGNEHLGEMGFTDHGKPHVSLVAELSYVILKKLKHDERLAELAGIAGYMHDIGNVVNRERHSQSGALMSMEILGGMGMETKEVSIIAAAIGNHDEGSGHPVNYVAAALILADKSHVHRNRVRNTDVATFDIHDRVNYAVEHSQLIIDENRKVITMDLTIDIEICPVMEYFEIFLSRMLMCRRAANYLGCEFELIINEARLL; from the coding sequence ATGATTACACTTAAAGATGTAAAAAATAGTGATTTAATAAATACTTTTATAGCTAAAGGAAATGAGCACTTAGGTGAAATGGGATTTACTGATCATGGTAAACCTCATGTTAGCCTTGTTGCTGAGCTAAGCTATGTAATTTTAAAAAAACTAAAACATGATGAAAGATTGGCTGAACTGGCTGGCATAGCTGGCTATATGCATGATATTGGTAATGTCGTTAATCGTGAGCGCCATAGTCAGAGTGGTGCATTAATGTCAATGGAAATACTTGGTGGTATGGGGATGGAAACAAAAGAAGTATCAATAATTGCTGCCGCTATTGGTAATCATGACGAAGGTAGTGGTCATCCTGTGAATTATGTGGCAGCAGCCCTCATATTAGCTGACAAATCTCATGTTCATCGTAATAGAGTAAGAAATACTGATGTTGCTACATTTGATATTCATGACCGTGTGAATTATGCTGTTGAGCATTCACAGCTTATTATCGATGAAAACAGGAAAGTTATAACTATGGATTTAACAATTGATATAGAAATCTGCCCGGTAATGGAGTATTTCGAAATATTTTTAAGTAGAATGTTAATGTGTCGTAGGGCAGCGAACTATTTAGGTTGTGAATTCGAATTAATAATAAATGAAGCTAGGTTGTTGTAG
- the yajC gene encoding preprotein translocase subunit YajC, whose product MDGGWITVAIYFAFFLLVFYFLIIFPRKKQEKAHNELLDGLRTREKVVTIGGMHGEISKIKDDSVILKVHDGTEIEFLKKAIAYRAEDQQQ is encoded by the coding sequence ATGGACGGCGGTTGGATTACAGTAGCTATTTACTTTGCATTTTTCTTATTGGTTTTTTATTTTTTAATTATTTTCCCCAGGAAAAAACAAGAAAAAGCACATAATGAATTACTAGATGGTTTACGTACAAGGGAAAAAGTTGTAACTATTGGTGGAATGCACGGAGAAATTAGTAAAATCAAGGATGATAGTGTTATTCTGAAAGTTCATGATGGCACTGAAATTGAGTTTTTAAAAAAAGCTATAGCATATAGAGCTGAGGATCAACAACAATGA
- the tgt gene encoding tRNA guanosine(34) transglycosylase Tgt, whose amino-acid sequence MLEFKITKKDEETSARLGELKITHGVVDTPIFMPVGTLATVKSLTPEDLCEMGIKIILSNTYHLYLRPGEDLVEKAGGLHSFMNWKHGVLTDSGGFQVFSLSELRQITDDGVYFNSHIDGSRHFFTPEKVMDIEQKLGADIAMCFDECPPYPCTYKEVLKAVERTSAWAKRCKESHTRTDQALFGIVQGGVFEELRRKSAKEIKEVEFPGYAVGGLSVGEPKEDMYAMLQVMDESLPTEKPRYLMGVGAPEDLVEGVKRGIDMFDCVLPTRLARHGTAYTHKGKITVRNAKYKDDFTPIDEECGCYVCKNYTRAYIRHLIKAEEILAPRLLSYHNVYFLAKLMENIRTAILQGEFSGFYNNFFENYQY is encoded by the coding sequence TTGTTAGAGTTTAAAATTACAAAAAAAGATGAGGAAACTTCAGCTCGCTTAGGAGAGCTTAAAATAACTCATGGAGTTGTAGATACTCCTATTTTTATGCCAGTAGGTACACTAGCAACAGTCAAATCACTTACTCCTGAGGATTTATGTGAAATGGGAATTAAGATTATATTATCAAATACATATCACCTTTATCTAAGGCCAGGTGAAGACTTGGTTGAAAAAGCAGGTGGATTACACAGTTTTATGAACTGGAAACATGGAGTTTTAACTGATAGTGGTGGTTTTCAAGTATTTAGCTTAAGTGAATTAAGACAAATAACAGATGATGGTGTGTACTTTAATTCACATATAGATGGCTCACGCCATTTTTTTACCCCAGAAAAGGTTATGGATATTGAACAAAAGCTAGGTGCGGATATAGCCATGTGCTTTGATGAATGCCCACCCTATCCATGCACTTATAAGGAAGTATTAAAAGCTGTAGAAAGAACAAGTGCATGGGCAAAAAGGTGCAAAGAGAGCCACACAAGAACTGATCAGGCCTTATTTGGCATAGTACAAGGTGGAGTATTTGAAGAACTCAGAAGAAAAAGTGCAAAAGAAATTAAAGAAGTTGAATTTCCAGGATATGCAGTAGGCGGTTTAAGTGTTGGTGAACCCAAAGAAGACATGTATGCTATGTTACAAGTAATGGATGAGTCACTCCCTACTGAAAAACCTAGATATTTAATGGGAGTTGGGGCTCCTGAAGACTTAGTTGAGGGAGTTAAAAGAGGCATTGACATGTTTGATTGCGTTTTGCCTACTAGACTTGCTAGACATGGTACTGCATATACTCACAAGGGGAAAATTACAGTAAGAAATGCTAAGTATAAGGATGATTTTACCCCGATAGATGAAGAATGTGGATGTTATGTCTGTAAAAATTATACACGTGCATATATTAGACACTTAATAAAAGCAGAAGAAATTTTAGCACCAAGATTACTAAGTTATCATAATGTATATTTTCTAGCAAAGTTGATGGAAAATATAAGAACTGCTATTTTACAAGGAGAATTTTCAGGCTTTTACAATAACTTCTTTGAAAATTATCAATACTAA
- the queA gene encoding tRNA preQ1(34) S-adenosylmethionine ribosyltransferase-isomerase QueA has translation MVTKNIYDLSTYKFELPSELIAQHPVSPRDSSRLLVLDKESGQIKDEVFKDVIEYLETGDTLVLNETRVMPARLYGYKPTGAKVEVFLLKKRDQFWEALVRPAKRLKKGAIINFENSSVEVKVIEDLETPGAKLIQFLNTSNLEEFIEKHGEVPLPPYINRSANEKDKLTYQTIFANKTGSVAAPTAGLHFTDELFTKVQDKGINIVRILLHVGIGTFRPVNSADIRDHKMHYEYYEVEEKTAQLLNETKNNKKSIIAVGTTVVRTLETVYNEDYGFKPCSGETNKFIYPGFKFKAIDKLITNFHLPESSLLMLVAAFAGMDNTMQAYNHAVENKYRFFSYGDSMLIK, from the coding sequence ATGGTTACAAAAAATATATACGACTTGTCAACTTACAAATTTGAATTACCTTCAGAGCTTATTGCCCAACATCCTGTGAGCCCTCGTGATAGTTCTAGGCTCTTAGTATTAGACAAAGAATCTGGTCAGATAAAAGATGAAGTTTTTAAAGATGTTATTGAATATCTGGAAACTGGCGATACCCTAGTTTTAAATGAGACCAGAGTTATGCCGGCAAGGTTATATGGATACAAGCCAACTGGGGCAAAAGTTGAAGTATTCTTACTAAAAAAGCGAGATCAATTTTGGGAAGCATTAGTAAGACCAGCAAAAAGACTTAAAAAAGGTGCAATAATAAACTTTGAAAATAGTTCAGTGGAAGTTAAAGTCATAGAAGACCTAGAGACTCCAGGGGCTAAGTTAATACAATTTTTAAATACCTCTAATTTAGAAGAATTTATAGAAAAACATGGTGAAGTACCATTGCCTCCTTACATAAACAGGTCGGCAAATGAAAAAGATAAACTAACATATCAGACTATTTTTGCCAATAAAACTGGCTCTGTAGCAGCACCTACAGCGGGTCTTCATTTTACTGATGAATTATTTACTAAAGTACAAGACAAAGGAATAAATATTGTGCGAATTTTACTTCACGTAGGGATAGGAACATTTAGACCGGTAAATAGTGCTGATATTAGAGACCATAAGATGCATTATGAATATTATGAAGTTGAAGAAAAAACAGCCCAACTATTAAATGAAACAAAAAATAATAAAAAAAGTATTATTGCAGTAGGAACTACTGTGGTAAGAACCTTAGAAACAGTATATAATGAAGATTATGGTTTTAAACCTTGTAGTGGAGAAACCAATAAATTTATTTATCCAGGTTTTAAATTTAAAGCTATTGATAAACTAATTACTAATTTTCATCTGCCTGAATCATCTTTATTAATGCTAGTTGCAGCTTTTGCAGGTATGGATAATACTATGCAAGCATATAACCATGCTGTAGAAAATAAATATCGTTTTTTTAGTTATGGTGACTCAATGCTTATAAAATAA
- a CDS encoding DUF2905 family protein, whose protein sequence is MGGMIFILSKLGGAGFKMPGDILIKRENFTFFFPLTTFLILSIVLSILLNIFFRR, encoded by the coding sequence ATGGGTGGGATGATTTTTATTCTATCTAAGTTAGGGGGAGCTGGGTTTAAAATGCCTGGTGATATATTAATAAAAAGAGAAAACTTTACCTTCTTTTTTCCTTTAACTACATTTTTAATCTTAAGTATTGTATTATCCATATTATTAAATATTTTTTTCAGGAGATAA
- a CDS encoding epoxyqueuosine reductase QueH, producing MEKVLLHICCAPCATYPVEELRSDGYEVMGYFYNPNIHPYSEFAKRKEWLEQYSKKIDLKVIFDENYNPVDYFKNISYREIRRCFICYQMRLEQAAHIAKKGKFDYFTTTLLVSKYQKHEVIREVGELIAQRYSIKFLYKDFREGFSETVKISKEMGMYRQQYCGCLYSEIERFAPKEIKNKIFS from the coding sequence ATGGAAAAAGTACTATTACATATATGTTGTGCACCTTGTGCTACTTATCCGGTTGAGGAGCTACGTAGTGACGGGTATGAAGTTATGGGTTATTTTTATAATCCTAATATACATCCATATAGTGAATTTGCTAAAAGGAAAGAATGGCTAGAACAATATTCAAAAAAAATTGATTTAAAAGTGATATTTGACGAAAACTACAATCCAGTTGATTACTTTAAAAACATATCTTATAGAGAAATAAGACGATGCTTTATTTGTTATCAAATGAGATTAGAACAAGCAGCACATATAGCAAAAAAAGGTAAATTTGATTATTTTACTACTACATTACTAGTGAGCAAATACCAAAAACATGAAGTAATACGAGAGGTTGGAGAGTTAATAGCCCAAAGGTATTCTATAAAATTTCTATATAAAGATTTTAGAGAAGGATTTTCAGAAACAGTTAAAATTTCTAAAGAAATGGGTATGTATAGACAACAATATTGTGGTTGTCTATATAGTGAAATAGAAAGATTTGCTCCCAAAGAAATTAAAAACAAAATATTTTCGTAG
- the ruvB gene encoding Holliday junction branch migration DNA helicase RuvB, producing the protein MSEERLVSSLALNEEENTDTSLRPLKLNDYIGQEKIKENINIFISAAKGREESLDHVLLSGPPGLGKTTLAVIIANEMGKPIRKTSGPAIERPGDLAAILTNLEPGEILFIDEIHRLHRSIEEIVYPAMEDFALDIVIGKGPAARTLRIDLPPFTLIGATTRPGLLSSPLRDRFGISSRLDYYNEKELMGIVKRAANILSIEIELEGASEIAKRSRGTPRIANRLLKRVRDYAMVKASGLINKDVTVKALELFEIDKYGLDNVDRMILDSIIVKFGGGPVGLDTLAASVSEESDTITDVYEPFLLKVGLLQKTPRGRIATELAYKHLGYKAGSKYANQLFDE; encoded by the coding sequence TTGAGTGAAGAGCGTTTAGTTTCATCATTAGCATTAAATGAAGAAGAAAATACAGATACATCACTTAGACCTTTAAAGTTAAACGATTACATAGGACAGGAAAAGATTAAGGAGAATATAAATATATTTATCTCAGCAGCAAAAGGACGTGAAGAGTCTCTCGACCATGTCCTGTTAAGTGGACCTCCAGGATTAGGTAAAACTACTCTTGCTGTTATTATAGCTAATGAAATGGGTAAACCCATTAGAAAAACTTCTGGTCCAGCTATAGAAAGGCCAGGAGATTTAGCGGCTATATTAACCAATCTTGAGCCTGGAGAAATACTATTTATAGATGAAATACATAGACTACATAGAAGTATTGAAGAAATTGTATATCCTGCAATGGAGGACTTTGCTTTAGATATAGTTATTGGCAAGGGGCCTGCTGCTAGAACTCTAAGGATTGATCTCCCGCCTTTTACTTTAATAGGTGCTACAACTAGACCAGGTTTATTAAGCTCTCCACTAAGAGATAGATTTGGCATTAGTTCTCGCCTAGATTATTACAATGAAAAAGAATTAATGGGCATTGTTAAAAGAGCTGCTAATATATTAAGTATTGAAATTGAATTAGAAGGTGCGTCAGAAATAGCAAAGCGCTCACGGGGGACTCCTAGAATAGCTAATCGTTTACTTAAAAGAGTTAGGGATTATGCAATGGTAAAAGCTAGTGGATTAATTAATAAAGATGTTACTGTAAAGGCCTTAGAATTATTTGAAATAGATAAATATGGTTTAGATAATGTGGATAGAATGATATTAGACTCTATAATTGTCAAATTTGGTGGTGGACCAGTGGGGTTAGACACATTAGCAGCTTCTGTTTCCGAAGAATCAGATACAATAACTGATGTTTATGAACCATTTCTTCTAAAAGTAGGATTGTTGCAAAAAACACCGCGAGGAAGGATTGCAACTGAATTAGCTTATAAACATTTAGGGTATAAAGCTGGTAGTAAATATGCAAACCAATTATTTGATGAATAA
- the ruvA gene encoding Holliday junction branch migration protein RuvA, whose amino-acid sequence MISFLRGELYALNTETVTIEVNGVGYEVYIPNVNQLSVNLGKEVLIHTYLQVLDNEFKLYGFENKEDLELFKLLISVSGIGAKAALNVLGTINPINFYNAIMSSDEKTLTKIPGIGKKSAQRIIFELKDKLKNHEMPTVKQNDQKVKQDEELIEAMETLGYSRSEVYPVIVKMEKAGELSGDIQKDLKVVLRNIANKVL is encoded by the coding sequence ATGATTTCATTTCTTAGGGGGGAGCTTTACGCTTTAAATACTGAAACAGTAACTATAGAAGTAAATGGGGTAGGTTATGAAGTATATATCCCCAATGTTAATCAGCTAAGTGTTAATTTGGGAAAAGAAGTTCTTATACATACATATCTTCAGGTTTTAGATAATGAATTTAAGCTTTATGGCTTTGAAAACAAGGAAGATTTAGAATTATTTAAGTTATTAATAAGTGTATCTGGAATAGGAGCAAAAGCTGCCTTAAATGTGTTGGGTACTATAAATCCTATAAATTTTTATAATGCAATAATGAGTTCAGATGAAAAAACCCTTACTAAAATTCCAGGCATTGGGAAGAAAAGTGCCCAAAGAATTATTTTTGAATTAAAAGATAAGCTTAAAAATCATGAAATGCCTACTGTAAAACAAAACGACCAGAAAGTAAAACAAGATGAAGAATTAATAGAAGCTATGGAGACTTTAGGTTATTCACGTAGTGAAGTATACCCTGTAATTGTTAAGATGGAAAAAGCAGGAGAATTAAGTGGAGACATACAAAAAGACTTAAAAGTAGTTTTACGCAATATTGCTAATAAAGTCTTATAG
- the ruvC gene encoding crossover junction endodeoxyribonuclease RuvC: protein MITIGIDPGTATTGYGVIDYKSGRESLIDYGVISTPSNTDMSLRLLTISNQLNLLINKYRPEAIAIEQIFYHKNAKTVITVAQARGVAMVTSAKNGLDVFEYTPLQVKQAVVGYGSADKRQVQVMVQKILNMSKIPRPDDAADALAVAICHVHSKKMLNISRGGR, encoded by the coding sequence ATGATAACTATTGGGATAGACCCAGGTACAGCAACAACTGGGTATGGGGTAATTGATTACAAGTCTGGTCGTGAATCATTGATTGATTATGGAGTAATTTCAACCCCATCAAATACTGATATGTCTTTAAGACTATTAACAATAAGTAATCAACTTAACTTACTTATAAATAAATATAGACCAGAAGCTATTGCTATAGAGCAGATTTTTTATCATAAAAATGCTAAAACTGTTATAACTGTTGCTCAAGCTAGAGGAGTAGCAATGGTTACTAGTGCTAAAAATGGACTTGATGTTTTTGAATACACACCACTACAAGTAAAACAAGCAGTTGTTGGATATGGTAGTGCAGATAAAAGACAGGTACAGGTTATGGTTCAAAAGATATTAAATATGTCTAAAATCCCTCGTCCTGATGATGCAGCTGATGCTTTAGCAGTAGCAATATGCCATGTACACTCAAAAAAAATGTTAAACATTAGTAGAGGTGGTAGATGA